A single region of the Triticum dicoccoides isolate Atlit2015 ecotype Zavitan chromosome 2B, WEW_v2.0, whole genome shotgun sequence genome encodes:
- the LOC119361617 gene encoding uncharacterized protein LOC119361617 — translation MEATAAASLARTLASSPLPRGTRRSRVRVAVAPERRRRGRAVLAAAASTGNYVVPLDTAPSGITRPLVEILRMAVAPERQRRGRASPARRRRASWCRPPSRPSSPSSVWRAGAPELVAAVSVARLSSGKTTKVKTSLSA, via the exons ATggaagccaccgccgccgcctcccttgcGCGGACCCTCGCCTCCTCGCCGCTCCCCCGCGGCACCCGCCGTAGCCGCGTGCGCGTGGCCGTGGCGCCGGAGCGGCGGAGGAGGGGTAGGGCAGTGCTCGCCGCGGCGGCCTCGACGGGCAACTACGTGGTGCCGCTGGACACCGCGCCGTCGGGGATCACGCGCCCGCTCGTCGAGATCCTGCGCATGGCCGTGGCGCCGGAGCGGCAGAGGAGGGGTAGGGCTTCTCCGgcaaggaggaggagagcgagctgGTGCCGTCCTCCCTCGCGCCCATCGTCCCCATCCTCAGTATGGCGAGCTGGTGCTCCAGAGTTGGTAGCAGCAGTATCCGTCGCCCGCCTCTCCTCTGGGAAGACGACCAAG GTTAAGACCTCACTGTCTGCTTGA